A window of the Brassica napus cultivar Da-Ae chromosome C5, Da-Ae, whole genome shotgun sequence genome harbors these coding sequences:
- the LOC106408859 gene encoding uncharacterized protein LOC106408859, translated as MANTNQPVRACVIKVDLKCCSGCLNRAKTKLQSLPGVTAAEYNVKKGLMTVTGDVDPMTLVHKLTKPKRKTELVSVNYMPDEDLTSDHEDEDEDEDGDEDEDDTSSSDDTSSNPDPRPMERAPQVNTRPTIKKKERMVRKYLLLGCLRSKPKVVQPFPLAKRMFGSTRFGNGGSDHGGYGNGLANARRPPPPFHGPMNLQQQYHMMMQPRLPPPQFQFQMNGAPPMHMIQPQSGPPQNIPYHWQIDPQYKAMFPQPQPLKPDPKMLVNNGIHYSNK; from the exons ATGGCCAACACAAACCAACCCGTCCGG gcTTGCGTAATAAAAGTCGATTTAAAGTGTTGTTCCGGTTGCCTAAACAGAGCAAAAACAAAGCTACAGAGTCTCCCCG GCGTGACCGCAGCGGAGTATAACGTAAAAAAAGGGCTCATGACAGTCACAGGCGACGTCGACCCTATGACTCTCGTTCATAAACTTACAAAAccgaaaagaaaaacagagctTGTGTCTGTAAATTACATGCCTGATGAAGATCTCACCAGTGatcatgaagatgaagatgaagatgaagatggagaTGAGGATGAAGACGacacttcttcttctgatgACACTAGTTCAAATCCTGATCCTAGACCCATGGAACGTGCACCCCAAGTAAATACGAGGCCCACTATAAAGAAGAAGGAAAGGATGGTAAGAAAGTATCTTCTGTTAGGGTGTTTACGCAGCAAACCAAAGGTTGTTCAGCCTTTCCCATTGGCAAAGCGAATGTTCGGCTCAACAAGGTTTGGGAATGGTGGTTCTGATCATGGCGGCTATGGCAATGGTTTAGCCAATGCTAGGCGACCTCCACCTCCGTTTCATGGACCAATGAATCTACAACAACAATATCATATGATGATGCAACCACGACTACCTCCACcacaatttcaatttcaaatgAATGGAGCACCGCCAATGCATATGATCCAGCCGCAGTCAGGTCCACCACAAAATATACCATATCATTGGCAAATAGATCCACAATACAAAGCTATGTTCCCACAGCCACAGCCACTGAAACCTGATCCGAAAATGTTGGTCAACAATGGTATACATTACTCCAACAAGTGA
- the LOC106408856 gene encoding uncharacterized protein LOC106408856 has product MKKNGIEIDNRYIIPYNPQLLLKYQAHINVEWCNQSRAIKYLFKYINKGNDRVTAKLLQESANGGNSENTSQNIVDEIKRFIDCRYISPCEGMWRILGFELHYSSTSIQRLSFHLPGEHNVTYDDEEDIDDVLTKEKNQTSQFLEFMKMCSQNSDAKELTYIQFSYFFVWNKSKPEWTPRQRSSAVGRIHPTSPSAGQRFYLRILLNKVKGPTCYEDIRTVDGITYPTYKEACYALGLLDDDKEYIEAIKEASQWRSGLEMSNDQLKNQTLLEIEKQLRSSGNTLENFSSMPFPTNSNIPSMVNRLITDELCYDRDAFAQEHQRLQSRLTSEQRDIYNTIMKAVTTNSGGVFFVNGFGGTGKTFL; this is encoded by the exons ATGAAGAAAAACGGGATTGAGATTGATAACAGGTACATCATTCCTTATAACCCACAACTACTCCTCAAATATCAAGCTCATATCAATGTGGAATGGTGCAATCAATCAAGAGCCATCAAGTATTTGTTCAAATACATCAACAAAGGAAATGACCGCGTCACTGCAAAACTACTGCAAGAGTCAGCAAATGGAGGAAATTCTGAAAATACTTCTCAAAATATAGTAGATGAAATCAAGCGTTTCATTGATTGTCG GTATATATCACCATGTGAAGGAATGTGGAGAATACTGGGGTTTGAGCTACATTACAGTAGCACATCTATTCAAAGGTTGTCTTTCCATCTACCTGGAGAACATAATGTCACCTATGATGACGAGGAAGATATTGATGACGTATTGACAAAAGAGAAAAATCAAACGTCACAATTTTTGGAGTTTATGAAAATGTGTAGTCAAAATTCTGATGCAAAGGAATTGACTTACATTCAGTTCTCCTACTTTTTTGTATGGAACAAGTCGAAACCAGAATGGACTCCACGTCAACGAAGTTCAGCTGTTGGTAGAATCCATCCTACTTCACCATCCGCGGGTCAACGATTCTACTTGAGGATTCTTTTGAACAAAGTTAAAGGACCAACATGCTACGAAGATATACGTACCGTTGATGGAATTACATATCCAACCTACAAGGAAGCTTGCTATGCTTTAGGTTTACTTGATGATGATAAGGAGTACATTGAAGCCATCAAGGAAGCAAGTCAATGGAGGTCAG GACTAGAAATGTCAAATGATCAGCTAAAGAATCAAACTTTGTTGGAGATCGAAAAGCAGTTACGCTCCAGTGGAAATACTCTCGAAAACTTCTCTTCAATGCCATTTCCCACAAACAGCAATATTCCTTCTATGGTCAATAGATTGATAACTGATGAGCTGTGTTACGACAGAGACGCATTTGCTCAGGAACATCAAAGATTACAGTCTAGATTGACGTCTGAACAAAGGGATATTTATAATACTATCATGAAAGCTGTCACAACAAATTCTGGTGGTGTGTTCTTTGTCAATGGATTTGGTGGGACAGGAAAGACATTCCTTTGA